The nucleotide sequence TGGCATGAACACCATACATAAATCGATCGTTTCTTTTGTTGTTAAAGTAGCTTTCAAAATAGGGCGTTACATAGTTGCCAAAACCTGCTTTTACATAATTTCCATAAAGCTTAGGTAGTTCTGCAGGACGAATCACAGGTACCTTCACCTTCATGTCCACATCAGGAAGCAGTAGCTCTACATCAGAGAACTCATAATCAAGAGGCTCTTTTTCTTCTACATCTTTTTCAAAGCTGATTTTCTCATATTTCCTAACCGCAGTAGGCAACTCGAGAACAGCTTCTTTTTCAAAGATAAGCAGCTTTTTAAGCCCCTTATCTTCTGCTTCAGCCTCTTCTTTCTCTCTTTCCTTCTCCTTATCCTTATCATCTTGAGCCCATACATTGACCGAAAGCGCCAGCAACAGAAAAGAAGTAATTGCCAACTTATATATTTTCATATTATTCATTAGTTGTCTCTATGTTTTTTTCTGACGCTTCCTCTTCTTCAAGTTCTTTCAATCTTTCTTTAGCTTTGTTCACAGTTTCTTGATGCGGAGAGCGCTCAATAATGGAATTTAAAGTAGCCTTTGCCTGAAAAATTTCATCCAAAGCAATTAGGTTGTCAGATATAAGCAAAAAGGATTTTCCTAGCCACTCATCATTTGCAGGAAAGCTCTTGTTCAGCTCATAAAGTGTTTCTAGAGATTGCTTGTACTTTTCAAGCTCATACTGGATTTTGGCGATCAAATACTGTGCTTCTACAGCAGAAGCATCTCTTGCCGTATTTACCGTAGATACAAAATGATCTTTAGCTTCGGTGTACTCTTTCTTTGCATACGCCACTTTACCTAAATGTAACATGGCTTTAGTTTCTGAGTCAATAGTTCCACCGCCATGCCTAAGGACTTGATTGGCAAAATGGGCTGAAGAATCCAGTTTATCCAGCTTATAATAAAGCTCCATAAGACCTGTCCAGGCATTGGCACGTTCTTTTTTGTTTTTGGCTACAGGAAGCAATAACTGAAGGTAGTTTTTAGCCTCTTTCAATTCTCCTGCAGAAAGAGCAATGGTATAAAGTCGGCTCAACGCACGGTTGTAATACATACCGCCTCTTTGCTTTGCTACACTTTTATAATAGTCCTTTCCTTCTTCTTTTTCATTGTTATAATAGAAAGACTCCGCCAAGAAGAATTTAGCATCATACACATTGCCTCCTTCTGGATATGTTTCCAAGTATTTTCTGAAAGCCTCTATGGCTTTAGGGTACTTGTCATGAGAGTACAAGTTATAGGCAGCATCATACTCAATTCCCTCTGTATTTACATCAGGGTTAGATTCTTTGATTTGCTCTATATAGGCACTTACTTCTTCGCCCCTTCCCAAAGCAGCCAGTGGTTGTGGCAACCCACGCAAAGCTTCTTGCGCCACCTCATGTTTTGGGAATTTTTCAACGATAACTTCATAATCTTGCAGCGCCTTTTTATGCTCTTGAAGGTTTGAGTAAGCCAAAGCCCTTCTTAAATAAGCGAACGGTACATATACGCTACCTACATGCTCTTCTACAATAGTAGTAAATCCGCTAATTGCGTCTTCGTAATTGTTCTCACGAAAATTCAGCTGCGCTCTTTGAAAAACAGCATCAGCAAGATACAATGAAGTAGGATGGTCGTCTATTACTGTAGAAAAACTCTTTTTAGCTTTTGTGGGCTTATCGTTCAATGAGTACACGAGCCCTTTTTGGTACCAAGCATAATCTGTGTCAGGGCTTTTTCTATCAATAGCTTCATCGTAGTACTTAAGGGCGTCTTCATAATTTTTAGACACATAATAAAGGTCCGCAAGACGTACCAAAGCGTCAATGTAGTTCAATTTGTTTTCCGCTTTCCTTAACCTAGACACATACTCACGAAAATGAGGCAAGGCTTTTTCATATTGCTGTGTATTATAATATGCGTAGCCAATGCTATACCGGGCTTTAGTTCCAAAACCTGTTTTTTCATAGTCTGGACTACGAAACACTGCCGCATAGCTATTAATTGCAGCTTCATATTCTCGCATGACAGAAAGGGCTTCTCCATGCCAGAAATAAGCCGCAATAACCAATTCGTTGTCTATCTTATGTTGTAAAGATTTCTCAAACGACTTTATAGCCTCACGGAACTTGCTTCTATTAAATTCATCTACCCCTTTATAAAATGCGATTCTTTGGTAAGCGGCATTCACTTTAGGCGTACGGCTTTTAAGCCCTTCTATATATTTGATAGCCTCGTCATAATTATTAGACTTCAACAAAGATTCACTCATCAGCTCGCTGGCTTCCCCAGCATGTTCACTGTCTGGATAAGTCTTGGTAAAAGACTTCAATACATGAATAGCATCACTGAATTTGCCTAGCTCGTAGTTGATTTTAGCATATTGAAAATAGGCTTCTTCTTGAATTTCTTTGTTATAACTTAACTTCCGCGCCTGGTCAAAGGCGGCAAGTGCAAAAGTCTTATTATCAGTTTTTACATAAGAAACCCCTAGGTAATAGCCAGCATTTTGACCAATGGAGTCCTTTTGTCCAGCAACCAGCTTAAAATTATCAATGGCCTCTTCATAGGACTCATTTTTGAACGCAGAAAAAGCCATCCTATAAAGTACCTCTGGGGCAGGTTTTCCACGTACACTGTTGATGTGCTTGTTAAAGAATTCTGCTGCTTTCTGATAATCTTTTTTCATAAACCAGGCCTCACCGGCGATCAAATAAATTTCACCGGCGTTTTGAAGGTCACCATCCTTCTTCTCGAGTTTGCTGATATAGGAAAGAAGCTGGTCGTAATCGCCTTGCTTATAGTAAATGTTTACCAGTAAAGAAGGGACTATGTTCTTATAAGAATCATTGCGCTCGGCCACTTTCAAATCTGTCAAAGCCTGCTCATAATCTTCGTTCCGGTAATTAATATACCCAGCATAATAGTTGGCCGCATACGTATACTTGTGGTTGGTAGACTTTATGCCATCAAAAGTTTCAAGGGCCTGGTCAAATTTCTTCTTCGTAAAAAAAGAATATCCCAGCATAAACTTTCCTTCAGAGCTTTTTTCCCTGTCCATTTGGGAGAAGTTGACTTTTTCTAGGTACTCAATGGCTTTATCATAACTTTTATTATTATAATAAAAGGTACCTAAATCAAAATAAGCTTCCGAAGCCCTCGCATGCCAAGGATACCTTTCAAGAAAAGCCTGAAAAAGTATTTCAGCATCAGGATGGAAGAGGTTCATCGCTGAATAAGCAATATAGTACTCTGCATCAGCAGCCATTAACCCATGAGGGTTTTGGGCATAAAACCGCTCAAAAAACTCTCTGGCAGCCGCATACTTTTTATTGTCCAACAACTCAATTCCCCTTCGGAAATCTAGGTCGTCGGCGGTGCGTATCATAGTGTTTTGAGCTGAAAGTCCCTGTGCCAAAAGCAGGCACAGAAATATATAAATTATGTTTTTAGACATAGCTTTCCGGGAAAAAGCTCCGGTTTTTATAAACAAAACCGGCCTATTTGGTGTATAGATAAAATTAGTTAAAGTAAAAGTCTGTCCAAATTAAAGAAATATTTAGCAATTAAATAAAACTTTCCCGAAAGTTCGTGATTGTAGTACCCCAATCTTAAACACGAAATTCTGAACCCGAAATTATATTTAATGCAATATTTTAAAAACCAATTCTCTTAAAATCTGTCCTTCTGAAGTACCTCCTCCTGTAATTCCTTTTACCTGAAGATCTGCTTCGCGGATGTAGTGTATAATGTTCCTGGCCTTTCCCGCGGGATAGCTTTTGGACGCAGCTAAATAATCCTTGACAAAGAAGGGGTTGACCTGTAAAAGCTTTGCCAGGTTGCTTTCTGATTTACTAGCAGCAGTATGCACCAAAAATGTTTTTGAAAAAAACGAGTACAAGACTGCTATAACCGGAATCAACGGGTTGTTTTTAGGATTAGCTTCAAAATAGTTGATGATGCGGTTAGCCTTTAACACGTCTTTGTAAGCCAGTGCTTTCTGAAGCTCAAAAACGTTATACTCTTTGCTTATTCCAACATATTTTTCAACCAATTCTTCATTTACTTGTTGCCCCTCCTTTAGGTTAATCAGAAGTTTATCTATTTCATTGGCCAGCCTGTTGAGGTCATTGCCAATAAAGTCAGACAACATAACCGTCACCTTGGGGTTTACTTTATATCCTTTATTGGTAAAATAAGTGTTTACCCAATCTGGCAACTTATTGTCATATAGTTTTTTGGAGTCAATAAGAATGGCATGGTCTTTAATTTTTTTTGCTATACCTTTTCTTGCGTCAAGGGTTTTGTTTTTATGGCAAAAAACAAGAATAGTGCTGGGAAGCGGATTTTTAAGATAAGCCTCCAATAGTTTGTCACCAGCTTCTTTTCCCAAGTCTGAGATATCCTGAGCCTCTTTTACGATCACCACCTGTCTCTCGGACATCATCGGAAATTTGCGGGCGTGCTGCATAATAACGTTCATCTGAACGTCTTTACCATATAAAACCGTTTGGTTGAACCCCTTTTCAGACTCACTCAAACAATTTTTTTCTATATATCCAGAGATAAGGTCTATATAGTATGATTCATCACCCTGAAGAAAGTAGACAGGAGCATATTTGCCTGCTTTCAGGTCTTTAAGTACAGCTTCTGCGTTATTTGCCAATTTAGTAATTATTTTAAAAGCGAAACGACAATCTTATTGATTATAGATTACGCAAATTAAAAAAAATCTGGTGGATTTTTTATCTTTGCACCGTTTCAAATCTATATGACCCTTCTTAGCTGATGACAAATTTTGTTGAAGAACTGAAATGGCGCGGAATGCTCCATGATATTATGCCCGGTACAGAAGAGCAGTTATCTAAAGAAATGACTACCGGCTATGTCGGTTTTGACCCTACTGCTTCTTCCTTGACCATTGGAAACCTTGTAACTATTATGCTACTGGTACACTACCAAAAAGCAGGGCATAAGCCCATTGCCCTAATAGGTGGCGCCACTGGTATGATAGGAGATCCATCCGGCAGGTCTGATGAAAGAAAATTCCTTTCTGAAGAAACCTTGGAACACAATCAAAAATGCATTAAAGCACAGCTCGAAAAGTTTCTAGACTTTTCTGGAGAAAATGCGGCCGAGGTAGTCAATAACTATGACTGGTTCAAAAATATTGGCTTTATCGAATTCCTACGAGACGCAGGTAAACACCTGACCGTAAATTATATGATGGCCAAAGAATCTGTCAAAAAAAGATTGGAAAACGGCCTCACGTTTACAGAATTCAGCTACCAGCTTCTGCAAGGCTACGACTTTCTACGCCTATACAAAGAAAAAAACATGAGGTTACAAATGGGCGGCTCAGATCAGTGGGGAAATATTACCTCTGGTACAGAACTGATTAGGCGTGTGGAAGGAGGAGAGGCCTTTGCGCTAACCTGTCCTTTGTTGACCAAATCTGATGGCACAAAATTTGGAAAGTCAGAAGGCGGAAACATTTGGCTCTCGCCAGACATGACCTCTCCTTACAAGTTCTACCAGTTCTGGTTAAACTGTTCTGATGAAGACGCTTCCAGGTTTATTAAAATCTTCACCCTCAAATCTAAAGAGGAAATAGAAGCCCTTGAAAAAGAACACGCAGAAGCGCCCCATTTAAGGGTATTGCAAAAAGCACTAGCCAAAGATATTACCATTAGGGTTCACTCTGAAGAGGAGTTTGAAAATGCAGTAAAAGCATCTGAAATACTTTTCGGAAAATCAACTACTGAGAACCTGAAAAGCCTAAATGAGGCTACCCTGTTAGCTGTTTTTGAAGGCGTACCTCAAGTGGATATCAGCAAAGAAACGCTACAAAACACCAAAAATGTAACAGAACTCTTGTCAGAAGCAACCAACATATTTTCCTCGAAAGGCGAAGCCAGAAAAATGATTTCTGGTGGCGGTGTGAGCATTAACAAAGAAAAGCTCAATGCGCCTGACCAAGGAACAGAGTTTGACCTATTGCAAGAAAAATACCTTTTGGTGCAAAAAGGAAAGAAAAACTACTTTTTGGTAAAAGTAAATTAAACCCTTAAAAATGCACTTATTTTAGCCATGGGTTGTTAGGCCTATGGCTAAAGCATTTTTTCAATTAAAAAAGATTTTTACTGCAATTCAACAAACAAGCAACCAGCATATACATTTGTCGTATTGTAAAAAATTCAATGCTTTTTCGTATTTTCGGTGTTTCAGAAAAATATTTTACTTAAGTAATCGGTTTACTTAAATGATTACAGATTTACTCAGTCAAATTCAAAAAGACCCGGCATCTGACCAAACTAAACTTCAGATGCTTATAGACCAGATACGGCCAGCGCGCGTTACTGATTGGAATAAATCTGAGAAAAAACTTGTATCACTAACCGAATTACTAAAACAAGACGAAGCCCTCAGACAGGCACTGCAAAAGTATATCCTAAACCTGTTTGCAGGGAAAAAATATATTAGACTTCTGACGGAGTCTGGTATCCACTCAAACGATGGTTTTTTTAAGGAAA is from Cytophagaceae bacterium ABcell3 and encodes:
- the holA gene encoding DNA polymerase III subunit delta; translated protein: MANNAEAVLKDLKAGKYAPVYFLQGDESYYIDLISGYIEKNCLSESEKGFNQTVLYGKDVQMNVIMQHARKFPMMSERQVVIVKEAQDISDLGKEAGDKLLEAYLKNPLPSTILVFCHKNKTLDARKGIAKKIKDHAILIDSKKLYDNKLPDWVNTYFTNKGYKVNPKVTVMLSDFIGNDLNRLANEIDKLLINLKEGQQVNEELVEKYVGISKEYNVFELQKALAYKDVLKANRIINYFEANPKNNPLIPVIAVLYSFFSKTFLVHTAASKSESNLAKLLQVNPFFVKDYLAASKSYPAGKARNIIHYIREADLQVKGITGGGTSEGQILRELVFKILH
- a CDS encoding tetratricopeptide repeat protein; the protein is MSKNIIYIFLCLLLAQGLSAQNTMIRTADDLDFRRGIELLDNKKYAAAREFFERFYAQNPHGLMAADAEYYIAYSAMNLFHPDAEILFQAFLERYPWHARASEAYFDLGTFYYNNKSYDKAIEYLEKVNFSQMDREKSSEGKFMLGYSFFTKKKFDQALETFDGIKSTNHKYTYAANYYAGYINYRNEDYEQALTDLKVAERNDSYKNIVPSLLVNIYYKQGDYDQLLSYISKLEKKDGDLQNAGEIYLIAGEAWFMKKDYQKAAEFFNKHINSVRGKPAPEVLYRMAFSAFKNESYEEAIDNFKLVAGQKDSIGQNAGYYLGVSYVKTDNKTFALAAFDQARKLSYNKEIQEEAYFQYAKINYELGKFSDAIHVLKSFTKTYPDSEHAGEASELMSESLLKSNNYDEAIKYIEGLKSRTPKVNAAYQRIAFYKGVDEFNRSKFREAIKSFEKSLQHKIDNELVIAAYFWHGEALSVMREYEAAINSYAAVFRSPDYEKTGFGTKARYSIGYAYYNTQQYEKALPHFREYVSRLRKAENKLNYIDALVRLADLYYVSKNYEDALKYYDEAIDRKSPDTDYAWYQKGLVYSLNDKPTKAKKSFSTVIDDHPTSLYLADAVFQRAQLNFRENNYEDAISGFTTIVEEHVGSVYVPFAYLRRALAYSNLQEHKKALQDYEVIVEKFPKHEVAQEALRGLPQPLAALGRGEEVSAYIEQIKESNPDVNTEGIEYDAAYNLYSHDKYPKAIEAFRKYLETYPEGGNVYDAKFFLAESFYYNNEKEEGKDYYKSVAKQRGGMYYNRALSRLYTIALSAGELKEAKNYLQLLLPVAKNKKERANAWTGLMELYYKLDKLDSSAHFANQVLRHGGGTIDSETKAMLHLGKVAYAKKEYTEAKDHFVSTVNTARDASAVEAQYLIAKIQYELEKYKQSLETLYELNKSFPANDEWLGKSFLLISDNLIALDEIFQAKATLNSIIERSPHQETVNKAKERLKELEEEEASEKNIETTNE
- the tyrS gene encoding tyrosine--tRNA ligase, which encodes MTNFVEELKWRGMLHDIMPGTEEQLSKEMTTGYVGFDPTASSLTIGNLVTIMLLVHYQKAGHKPIALIGGATGMIGDPSGRSDERKFLSEETLEHNQKCIKAQLEKFLDFSGENAAEVVNNYDWFKNIGFIEFLRDAGKHLTVNYMMAKESVKKRLENGLTFTEFSYQLLQGYDFLRLYKEKNMRLQMGGSDQWGNITSGTELIRRVEGGEAFALTCPLLTKSDGTKFGKSEGGNIWLSPDMTSPYKFYQFWLNCSDEDASRFIKIFTLKSKEEIEALEKEHAEAPHLRVLQKALAKDITIRVHSEEEFENAVKASEILFGKSTTENLKSLNEATLLAVFEGVPQVDISKETLQNTKNVTELLSEATNIFSSKGEARKMISGGGVSINKEKLNAPDQGTEFDLLQEKYLLVQKGKKNYFLVKVN